From the Malus domestica chromosome 17, GDT2T_hap1 genome, one window contains:
- the LOC139193454 gene encoding G-type lectin S-receptor-like serine/threonine-protein kinase At2g19130, translating into MNMMNSSRNKLSYMSSVVVFVLCLNLKAAHVSTASGNIISQGQSISGNQTISSSPRGIFQLGFFTPGNFHNHYIGIWYKKLQKTVVWVANRNHPVSDPFSSSLQLFPNGTLILLDQSKSSLWSTTRDLSVASNSTSEVAAVLLDNGNFVISDALNSSAVIWQSFDHPTDTWLPGGKLGYNKLTNEKLTLTPWRGSQNPAPGIFSLEIERNGTSFLLMYNNNNNNNKAFSH; encoded by the coding sequence ATGAATATGATGAATAGCAGCAGGAACAAACTCAGTTACATGTCATCGGTTGTGGTTTTTGTGTTATGCTTGAACTTGAAAGCCGCCCATGTGTCGACGGCGTCTGGCAACATCATCTCCCAAGGCCAATCTATTTCCGGCAACCAAACAATCAGCTCATCACCACGCGGCATATTCCAGCTTGGTTTCTTCACTCCAGGTAACTTCCACAACCACTACATAGGCATCTGGTACAAAAAACTACAAAAAACTGTTGTTTGGGTGGCCAACAGAAACCACCCTGTTTCcgatccattttcttcctcccttCAACTCTTCCCAAACGGAACCTTAATACTGCTCGACCAATCCAAATCTTCCCTTTGGTCAACAACTCGTGATCTCTCAGTTGCTTCTAATTCTACCAGTGAAGTAGCAGCAGTGCTTCTTGACAATGGCAACTTTGTCATATCAGATGCTTTGAATTCGTCTGCTGTCATATGGCAGAGTTTCGATCACCCGACCGACACTTGGCTGCCGGGCGGGAAGCTTGGATACAACAAGCTGACCAATGAGAAACTAACCCTCACTCCCTGGAGAGGCTCACAAAACCCAGCACCTGGGATTTTCTCTCTAGAGATCGAACGAAACGGAACAAGTTTTCTATTGAtgtataacaacaacaacaacaacaacaaagccttttcccactaa